tcaacaaaattctATAGTTGATAGAAAGCATCAACATCTTTTAAATGTAGCAAGATCTTTAAAATTTCAATCAAACATGCCTTTGATTTTCTGGGGAGAATGCATACTCATTGCAACATATCTTATTAGTAGACTTCCATCCTTAATTTTGAATAACAAATCTCCACATGAAGTTTTGTATAATTCGGTTccaacatataaattttaaaagtttttggaTGTTTATGTTATGCATCAACTCTTACCCATTCCAGATCAAAATTTTCTTCAAGAGCAAGACAATGTATCTTTATAGGGTATGCATCTGGTATAAAAGGCTATAAACATTATGACTTggaatagaaatttttttttgtttctcgaGATGTCATATTTCATGAATCTAAATTTCCTTTCTCTTCTGATTTCAATGGGACTTCTAGACATGACATTTCAATTCAGTAAAAAACCATTTCAGAAAATCTAATTCCAATTCTCCCTAAGCCAATTTCAAATTTctctgagcatatttcatttccTGAACCATTGTCATCAGCAATTCCTCTTGTTCCATTTGTTTCTCCTATTTCTTCCAATACAAATATACCCTTACATGATGCAAATCAATTTCCACCTTTGCGAAAATCCACTCGACAGCACAAAATGCCTGGTTATCTGCAATCATATCATTGCAACTTAGCTGCTTCTGCTTCTCAATCATCTCCCAGGGATCTTGCTATTATTTCAAGTACTACACATAGTATTTCTAAAGTTCTTTCTTATTCCAAATTATCTGATTCACATAAAGCATTTTCTATTGCTATTTCTTCTCATTTTGAACCTTCATTTTATCATCAAGCTGTTCAACATGCTCATTGGAGAGATGTCATGTCTACAAAATTATATGCATTAGAAATGAATAATACCTGGAATCTCACATCACTACCACCTCATAAAACTCCTATAGGGTGTAAGTGGttttataaaacaaaatataattcTGATGGTTCAATAGAGAGACATAAGGCACGACTAGTTGCTAAAGGTTATACTCAATTGGAAGGTTTGGATTTTTTTGAGACTTTTTCACCTGTTGCAAAATTGGTTACTCTAAGGTGTATCTTATCACTTGCTGCGATACACAATTGGCATTTATTTCATCTTGATGTCAATAATGCCTTTCTATATAGAGACTTAGATGAGGAATTTTTTATGAAGCCACCTCCATGTTATCTTCGCAAGGGGGACAAAAGAGTGTGCaagttgcaaaaatctttgtatGGCTTGAAGCAAGCCTCAAGGCAGTGGAATTCTAAATTTACTTCTGTGTTGTTTGCATTGGGTTTTTCACAATCTAAGGTTGATTATTCTTTGTTCATGAAGAAAGATGGATATTCTTTCATTGCCGTGCTACTGTATGTCGATGATATACTCCTAGCTAGCAGTGATCTAGCTCTTCTTCAACAAGTTAAAAGCTCACTAAGTGTTGAGTTTAAGTTGAAGGATTTGGGGCTTGCAAAATTCTTTCTTGGAATGGAGATAGCCCGATCGAACAAAGGCATATCTTTGTCTTAAAGAAAATATTGTTTAGAGTTAATTTCAGATGCTGGATTGCTAGCTGCAAAATCTGTTTCATTTCCTATGGATCCTTATACCAAATTATCTAAAGATATTGGTGACTTGGTAGATGATATTACAGCTTATCAAAGACTTATTGGAAGGTGGTTATATTTGACTCACACCAGACCAGATATTACGTTTGTTGTGCATCATCTTTGTCAATTTTTGGATACTCCTCGCATTCCTCATTTACATGCTGCTATGCGAATCTTGCGGTATCTCAAATCTGCTCCCGGTCAAGGTTTATTTTTTCTATCTTCATCAGAAATTCATATAAAAGCTTTTTCAGACTCAGATTGGGCTAGCAGTTTGGACACTTGTAGATCCATTAGTGGATATTGTGTTTTCATTGGGATTCTCTTGTTTCATGAAAGTCTAAAAAGCAACAAATCATCTCATGTTCttcagctgaagctgaatatagatCAATGATATTCACAGTTTGTGAGATCATTTGGATAAAAAATTTACTTGCTGACTTGCATCATTCCCATCATCAACTAGCTTTCTTATTTTGTTGATAATCAAGCAGCACTTCACAAAGCAACTATTCCAGTTTTTCATGAGAGAACTAAACATGTTGAAATCGATTGCCATTTGATTCGAGAGAAATTGCAAGAGCGTCTCATTACTACTTTACATGTTCCTGCTACTCATCAAATTGCAGATTTAATGACTAAACCTTTAGGTTATCAACCTTTTGCATTACTTTTATCCAAGATGAATGTGCACAATATTTACACATCATCTTGAGGGGGACTATTACAGCACAGTGTAGCAGTTATATTAGTTTTGTTAGTTGGTTTTCATTCGGTTTTTCATGTTTCTtctgttttctttcttttcaatCTTCTTCCTCTGGTTATATATACAGAGGTTTCAGTTTGTAAAATCAGTATGAGAGAAATAACAGAAAATTGCTTTCTCCTTTGTTCAAATTCTCCTCTGTTCAAAGTTGCTTTCAGGATCGTTGTTAGGAATCGCCCATTTTTCCACACAAGTGATTTGACGTCGAACTTTTACCATCTCAGAAGAATAACAAGTGCAATTGGCTTAATTTTCCAAAAATCTGATAGATACATTTTTAAACCCCACCTTATCATCTCCATAATTCGAATGACTGGCCCTACAATTAAATCATTATTGATGCAAATAATTCACTTGGCACTGCCTGTTTTGGATGGTTTCCGTAGTGATACTTCAGGGAAATTTGGCGGTTCCAGGCATTCAATGAAGTTCTATATCAATCCCAAGTGTGTTCTATATCAGGCACAGTAGTCAAGCTGGATGATAAATTACGTCTCCTAGCTTGTGCAATGGATATCTTAAAAACAGCTGCAATGGGCAAAATATATTTGAACTTTGAATTTATTGTTCTTTTACTTATTCTGTTTGGTGAACTAGCACAAAAACATAACCAGAAATAGCAGAGGAATCTGCAACTAAGAAAAAACAGTAAACAGAAAGCTGAAAAGAGTCGAAAGCCAATACAATCTTACTACTCTGTCCACGTATACGCAATTGGGCTTGTAACTTTGTATATGGCATTACTCAACACAATTGAGCCGAACGCATAGCTACCAGTTAGATTTTGACCCTTCTCGGATGCAAATGTcactctatacttgagcttttCCCCTGCCTCTGTGAACTCGAGTGTTGTGGGCGTCACTGTCACGCTGACCGTGGATGGCCCATTTACAGAAATATGATAGGTGGATTTTGGAATTCCAACGTTCGTCAACTCTCGAGTGTGTCGAAAAAATCTTTTCTTCCCGAACACGATCGAAAATGATGGATAGTTGAGTTGACCTAGGTCGGTGTATTTTTTAGAACAGGTGACATCCGAACGCCGGACAATGGCCTTTACCTGAGATATAGAGTAGCCCAACGAGCATACAAATGTAATATAGTCACTAGGACGGAGGTCGTACACTAGGCCCGGCGAGAATGCTTTTTGGATGTCAACATGGCCAGAGCCATGGACCAATGGCGTGGAAATTGAACCATTGGCGGCATCCCGGAGAGGAGCTTGTGTGTTGTCAACTGTACATGCAGTAGTCATCAAGGCTGATTTAATGGCACTTGGGCTCCACTTTGGATGGGCCGCTCGAAGCAATGCTGCCAGTCCAGCAACGTGTGGGCAAGACATCGATGTACCTATTTTTTTTTCGAAGATAAAAAGGATGTCCTATTACAGAAGTAGTCGAATAGAACTGAGCTTCGTCTATAGTTAAAAGTTGAGATTTGGTCAATTTGGTCGAAAAATAATTGAGTTGAATGTACTTAATAAGACTGCGAGCTAATATGGGCATGTTTAATCGTGaaagatatttttttattgtatatttttgaagaattataaaaaatatatatattaatttttttttaaaaaaattttgaagttttgttctagaatggttaaaaaaataaagagctTGTTTGCtagtacaaaaataattttttattttttatttttagatttttaaagtAATTATCAAAAATACaacttattttcaaaattatataaTGTAGTAAAAGATTTTGAATTTTAGATTTGGATTCATGtgaattgaaagaattttaatatataatttatatgaaTTAAAATCCGACTATAGAGTTCCATGCTCCGATATAAGAAGGaagttaaaaattcaaaaataataaaaaatatttttttgactttttatttataaatttagataattagaaaataatgtggtatttttataattattgaaaaatttagaaatgaaaaataaaactatttacaGAAAGAAAATAGTGTAAGTATTTTTaatattgttcatttatttcatacaaatgtttcaaaatgaaaaaattagctaattttgtttaaaaaataataataaaatgtttTTCATAATTGGACCGATTCTAACTAATTTTAATCCAATTAGGTATGGTCGACATATATTCCATTGGAATGCTTTCACTGGAGCCATTCTCTTTGTGGGTAAAGAATGATAAAGGGGTAGACATTTTATTCTAGTGGATTAGTGGCGTGTCCAAAGAAACTCAATACcatcatttccaaaaaaaaaaaaactatttatgaCTAATTTTTTCGGCACAAAGTCAAATTTAGTGGTTGAGTTGTAATATGAGAAAAATAAAGGAACTTTTTCCATACAAAGTTAATGTGGTGGAGTGAATTGTggggaaaagaaaataaaatttcacaattttaacttttcttttaagaaaatttcCATATAAAAAGAGTCTCTTcttttcatttacatgctttttGTTTTCACATTTCACCCATTTATAACTTTTTGTCAAGATCTGGACTCCTAGCTGCACTCCCATGTGATTACTtttaatatagaataaaatagtaactttaatttatttatcatTCTAATTGTGACCCACTATCATTCTATAgttaatatttgaataaaaatacttaCCTTCCTTAAGATTTGACTAAAAGATAAGGAACtttcttaaattttcaaaattttaaaaacaaattttataaatttcaaaGCTCTTTCTTGAAAATTGCTAAAAAATTATAAACCGTCTCCTATAACTTTTTGAAAGTATAgtgttttaataattaaatatctcAGAGTAAgtgaaaatttaaaatcataaccACGAtactcaaatttttaaaaattttggaactTAAAGACATTCTTGTCTTTTATTGAACTTGGCCACTGTTTTTGCCTCTAATATTTTCATGTCAGGACCGTAGAATCTACACTGCAACTGCAAGAGTAAAACATAGAAGTAGTGGTTGGGCTTTACCTGAAATGATGTTGAACTCAGTTTTCCTCGTGTCACCCTTCAAACCGCTAGGCCCAATTGCCATGCTCCAAGCGGCCAAAATATTAACACCAGGCGCAATTACATCTGGCTTCAGGATCTGAGGATTGAGGCTGTTCGGCCCTCTCGAACTGAATGCCGCCACAGTCGGTGCCGGGCGCACATCCAACTCTGTCCCTCCAAAGCTCAGCAAAGCTGTTGCCTGGTTCGACATCTTAGCATACTTTCTGATTTCATCACCATACTTCTCCCCCACAGCCACAGCCGGCAAAAAATGGGGGTCTGCCACTAGCTCTTCCCCGCCACTCTCCGCCGTGTTTGCTAGAATCATCCCCACCCCGCCTGCATCGCGCACAACCTCACCTTTTTCTATACGCGGGTTTTGTCCCCGATCGCACACCACAACCTTCCCGCTTGTGCTTTCTGGGTTGAGTGAACCAGGAAGGCAAAGATATGCAGTGTCATTGTGTGGGTTTCCGTAAACAATAGTCGCCATTTTTAGGCCCATTCCTTTGCCGCTGTAAATTGAAGCGCCTTTTAACATTTTCCTGTTTCCAAGTGTGATGTAAGCCGGAAAATCTCGATCCAAAGTTCCAGCTCCGACTGTCATGATCCAGGGGGCCACATTCGATAATGAAGCTTTCTGAGGTCCGGCGTTTCCGGCCGAACAAGCGACGAAAATGCCCATCTGCACCGCTACGAATGCTCCAATGGCGACACTATCTCGGTAATACGGTTGCAACCCACCACCCAAAGAAAGCGAAAGCACGTCGACGCCATCCATTATGGCACGTTCCATGGCAGCGAGTATGTCAGAGCTGAAGCATCCTTGAGCCCAGCACACCTTGTACGCGGCGACCCGCACATTTGGGGCCATTCCACGTGCCGACCCTCTGGCGTACCCATTAAAGCCGACATTTGAAACAGTCGACCCACCGGCTGTGCTTGACGTGTGAGTGCCATGGCCCTCGACATCTCGAGGTGTCAGCTTCTCGGTGGTTTGGCCTCTGGCGGCCGCGAGGTATCCTTTGAAGAAGGCGCGGGCGCCGATCAGCTTGTTGTTGCAGGAGGAAGAATTAAAATCGAGGCTAGTCTGACACACACCGCGCCACTTTTTAGGGACCGGAGACATGCCATTGTCATCAAAGCTCTTAGACTCAGGCCACACCCCAGTATCAAGAATCCCAATGATCATGTCTTGAGAGGCTTGATTAATCCTTTCACCGCGTGGAGTTTTATCAAATGCGTCGAGGCCTAGAAACTCCGGAGTACGCGTGGTGTGGAGGGAGTAAATGGTTTCCTCGTAGATACCGAGAACGGAGTCCGATTGACGGAGGGCTTCAACCTGATCTGGACTCAGAGAAGCAGCAAATCCATGGTAGACGGTTTCATAGGTGTAGAGGAGATGGGGGTCGGTGACGGAGGAGGAAAGGGACTGAAGGCTAGCGGAGTACCACTCGCTGTGGGTGGCATAAGATGAAGGCTTCATACGGTGATTCATGTGAACTATGTAGGTTTGCTTTGCCATAACCGATACACATTGTAGGAAAGCTGCAAACAAGAAGCATGTCACCAAGCCTACAGCCATAGAGGGAGGTCGTATAAGAGAGATGAAATATAAATATTGGGAAATTTAAAACCTGAAATGGTAATTAAGAATCGGGAAGAAAGACAATTAGACAGAGGGAAGCCAAATAGAAGTCATCAACACTATTGTTGGCTCCTGACCGCATGAAAAAATTCTCAAGAAAATGACCATATGTTGTTGGGCTATATACAATTGTGGCTCGTCAGTTATATATATTTCACTGGAAACAAATCGAGGACTTCCTTTTGAGCTTTTTGTTTTCTATCTTCACCTTTTCTACAATAAATTAATCACACAAACTAGATTTTCAATGTGGCAAATATATttgaaattatttaaatgaaGACGTATGCAGGTTTCATCTCTCATTGCTTTTCAAATTAAAAGCTCACATGCATGCCTATAGGCAATAGGGGGCAAGGCAATGAGGCAGGGTTTGCTCCAATGGCATTAGAAGCGAGAACAACGCTACCAAAAGGTAAGAAAAGcacaaacaaaaaacataaaagcAAAACACCGAAACATGGGTTGGAAATATAGACCCAAAGTCAATAGTCAGATGGAGAATTTAGCTTGATTTCACCTCTAGCTAGCATATATAATTTCTCCTATGTAGGGCGTCATAATTCAATAAATTAATGCGACACCATCAAAAGCCATCGAAGCTGTTTCCCACAAGCACGTTGACCATTCCATACAAAGAATTAAACGCACCTATGGTCTTGGCTCCTGTTTttaattgctaaaaaataaaaaattattattattattattattattattttacaattaaaaaaattaatatgagATATCATTTAAAATAGTCCCGTATTATTTAACTCAcctaatatattattattttacacatTTATTTAAGCATGCAAAATATTAATAGCATTCAATGGTGTATAGCAAGGAGAAGCCTATATAAACTCACATGCTACCCAGAGCCCATGACATGATTATAGCTGTCctgaatatataatatatttaaatgatttacaATATAATTTGAATGTTTCTTACGTTaaatactttaaaaataatttagtaaTATATTGTTGTAATTAAGTTTATAAATTAAAGATTAAATACttaaattttattgaatttaTATTTCTTTGTAACCacatgtatgcatatatatactaTGGATATTGTTAATATCACGCAATATGAAAACAAGTACAACATTATAGATTATTATATGGGGGATAGTCATATCTAAGgtatttacaaaaaataaaaaataaaataaaataatcttcTACGAAcataaatttcatatacatttacTTCTATAAGTCACAAATATCCCACATAATGAAATTTTAATatatcaaaattaatttttacaagaTTTGTAtgggaaagaaaatatttaaatttttatataaaattcatTTCTTTTTTCAGGAAGCATATTAATCCCATGAGCAGTAGCATTGATACACAAATCTTATGTGTATCATTAGTTAAAATTTACATAAAATAACTtgttaattaatattattatagcACAATTATCTTTTTAACTTAACGACAAGTTTAATTTTCATAGGATTAATATTAAGATTTTGTACATGCATCTATAAATCATGTTTTTGATTAATGAAGTATtaacaaaatatttaattatatattaaagtgGTATATGTAAtgctgactttttgagtctgatcccgttatgataatgacaaaacacaaatatctcatctgtgcattTAGTACTTGAACAAGTTTATACTTCAAGCACGCACACATggcaaaggaaaaatggaagtcGTAAGGAACATAAATGTCACATATCTTGGCCCATTCCATAGAAAATTCAAGAGCAAATGAGTGAAGACGCAATCTTATTTCAGTTGTATTGTTTTAGattatatttgtatatgcatgCTCACATGATATAGttagaagctcaaaatgacatataaattGACCTTAgaatgcatgtttttcatgacatattcatatggaTTGACCTAAGTTGGATCATGCTGAATAACAGGTAGCTCATCGACGATTCtcctggtctcgtcgacgaatgactgAAGGTCACTCATCGCCGAATGCTCTactctcgtcgatgaaaaaataccgaAACCCCAAAAATCTCAAACAGACCACTCGGCGATGAACCCCTGGTATCGTTGATGAACGAGTGAAAGACACTGGTCGACGACTGTGTCCACTCGTTGACGAGTATGTCACGAAGACTGACACTCCAATGCTGaatgggaaaatatttttgattaaaATACCTCTTTAATGATCCAACGGTTGGGGAGCGTCTAGATGCTGAGGATGCCTATATAtatcaaccctaaatcctagttTAATAACTTTTGCCAACGCTTCATTGCATTCAAACATCCTTGGGCAATTATCTCAATTTTCAAAGggcattcacatacatatcttgcaagcaatccttgggtattgaggtttgataaataaggAGTTTCGTTGCCCATTCAATCTATATATCAAAAGTTTTTCATCTCTTATactcttatatctaatattttattgagaagaaaaactTTTATTCTTCATCTATCCattacttgaaaattttatttgggaaaaagttttgctaaagtttgaatctttgaaagtattcatgtttatattttattcaaagatttaatcttatttCGTTATTACAAAAACTCTTTGAGagcaaaccctaaaatctccaaaatatataattttgagaaatattttctggagaaatactgaatagggtttagatctttggagcacatttattatatatatatatatatatatatatttataaagatCATACATTTGGTTTATATCTTTGGAGCAAAcgtatcatacatatttttatataaagatcatacatttGTTTTTACAAAAGATTTTAATGAGCGCATCACATATACTCCATTGAgctttatattatattttatgagaatGCTTAGaaatttattgtactcattagcttgttgagaagcaatCTGAGTGCATCCAGATTTATTTGTTATCACTTGTAtttacggttcaggttgtgaatcggggaggaggaagttgtgtctcttgtaagcaacggagtaagaggaagttgtgcctcttgtaagcgatggattgtaatgggaagctccacCCAAATTTAAAGAGTggattagtagaatccttgagtggtttgcctaaggtgagtacgtaggccgggtttggccgaacctcattacAAATGTCGTGTTTGCGCTCTCTTGTTCTCTATCTCTTTTTACATTTTCACacttatatttatttgatctgctatgcatgttttaaatattgacatatctgaatatctaaaatacttgAGTTTGATTGTGTAATACTAAACTGCTTGTCACCTAACTTGTGCGTGTATGGTtgtaagtttttaaaattaagacttaaagaccaagatttttaaaatacccaattcatcccctcctccccccccccccctctctcttgggaatacacctaaattcacatttggtatcagagtcaagttgcatagacttaaacgtttttgtaaaaagatcatgatggcttactttggtgtatccccattcggtgtgAGATAAATCTCTGCAAGGTCTCCAATGTTTTATAGTGAAAATTTCACTgagtggaaaataagaatgactatttttatcaaatcaatggattggaggaccTAAAGAGTAATTGCTCAAGGGAACTTTGTACCTATAATATTGTTGTAATAAagatttttagtaattttttcacacacagctggTCTCTAGCCccggttaaggaggagggttgcgttaggtagctgacagccagcgtaaaatttgtcaaatcactatgatatgaatccttaccaaatatttgttggggcgtcccctacgagtgaCATGTTGCACTTAAACCACCCAGGTGTAGCGAAAAGGGGGCGAGGATGGGCTAGGTCGTCACCCCGAAGCGACACGCCGTGTCGGCGCTCGGGTATGGTGTCAAacatgcgagggttcctgcatcattctggacgtgagCAGCTACAGAcgttagtttaggaaactaggattaaattagcaacttggaatataaggacacttatgggtaaaagcatgaaaattgtggataagaattaatataatttgccttcaagaaactaagtgggtgggagAGAAAGTTAAAGAAAtcaataaatcaggatttaaactttggtacactggaaaagaaaaacataagaatggagtagacattattatagacaaaaatttaaaagatagcgttgtgaaTGTagctagagtaagggatagaattatcaaaatcaagatggtattaggataagagataataaatatcattagtgcttatgctcctcaagttggcttagtagaaaatcttaagagacaattttgggaagatatggatagtatacaaggcataccagggactgagaaaatatttataagaagagatcTGAAtagacacgttggaagagataataaaaattatgagaagttacatagaggatatggacatggagacaaaaatgagtctggggagatgatcttagactttgctatgtcatgtgattttagtataatgaatacttattTTAAGAAGAGACAAGAacatttaataacctttaaaagtggacaaaatagaagtcaaatagatttttttgtttttttttaaactaagagggtagatcatttatcatgcaaggattgtaaagttattccaggtgaaagcctaaccgcacaacatagagttttagtgtcagatatatatattaaaaaatagaagaaaaatgataaaataaaccagtgtgggagaattagatggtggaacctaaaaggagaaaatataataaaatttaaatataaaatgatcaaagatggggattggaccttagaggatgggataaatacaaatactctttggaatagattagctaactctattaaaaagatagcaaaagagattttagatgaatcaatgggaagattctcgaatagcaaagaaagttggtggtgggataaagatgtacaaaaaatcataaagaaaaaagaatttggtatagaACGTGGAAAAAATGTCAGAAAtagagataattttgaaaaatataaggaggcaagaaaagatgcaaaaaggactgttagtgaagctaaatatagatcatttaatagtttgtatgatagattaggtacaatagaaagggaaagagatatatttaaacttgctaaagctagagaaaggaagagaaatgacttaggaaatgtaaaatgcataaaaaatgaggatgatattgtcttggttaaggacgaagatattaaagaaagatggcgaaattactttagtaagtcgtttaacgaaaaccaaatagaaggcttaaacttagaattttcaaatgaggaaaagactaaaaatataagatttattcgcaaaattagagttaacgaagttaagtttgcactaaaaaagatgaaaaatgggaaagctatgggatcAGATAACATCACAATTGAAGCTTGGAAATGCTTGGgagataacagaattatatggttaactaatttatttaatacaattgtaaaaactaagaaaatgccaaacgAATGAAGGAAAAacattttaatacctatatacaaaaataaaggagatattcaaaattgtaataactatcgtggaattaaacttatgagtcatacaatgaaactatgggaaatagtagttaaacaaatattaaggttagaaacaaagatctcagaaaatcaatttgattttatgcctgggagatctaccactgaaactatttatcttttaagaagattaatgaaaaagtttagggaaaagaagaggggcttgcatatgatatttattgaccttgagaaagcatatgataggatacctagggaagttctatggtgagttttagaaaaaaaagggtatatgttgtaggtataccaatgtcattaaggatatgcacgatggagtaatgactagtgtaaggaatATAGATgaagaaattagagaatttccaattaccataggtgtacatcaaggatctgctttgagtccttatctttttgctttagtgatggaccaattgactaagagtattcaaaaggaggtttcatggtgtatgttgtttgcaaatgatattgtattaattgacgaaattagggatggagtagaggctgagttagaattatggagagaaactttggaatctagaggctttatgataagtagaaataaaatagaatatatgaaatgtaattttagtaatgataggaggaatattggagacaaagttaaacttgatgatgaagaaataaatagcacttgtagatttcgataacttggttctattatgcaagctgaaggagaaattgaagatgatttaatgcatagagttaaagcaagttgggtaaaatggagaagtgcttcaagtgtgctatgtgatcgtagaatacccttaaaattgaaaggggagtttaataggacagttataagaccagctatgctatatggatccaTGTTTGTTGGGCGACgtagaaacataatatccaaaaagtaaaagttaccgagatgaggatacttagatggataagtggtataacattgaaagataaattaaggaat
This window of the Malania oleifera isolate guangnan ecotype guangnan chromosome 6, ASM2987363v1, whole genome shotgun sequence genome carries:
- the LOC131157456 gene encoding subtilisin-like protease SBT1.8 — protein: MAVGLVTCFLFAAFLQCVSVMAKQTYIVHMNHRMKPSSYATHSEWYSASLQSLSSSVTDPHLLYTYETVYHGFAASLSPDQVEALRQSDSVLGIYEETIYSLHTTRTPEFLGLDAFDKTPRGERINQASQDMIIGILDTGVWPESKSFDDNGMSPVPKKWRGVCQTSLDFNSSSCNNKLIGARAFFKGYLAAARGQTTEKLTPRDVEGHGTHTSSTAGGSTVSNVGFNGYARGSARGMAPNVRVAAYKVCWAQGCFSSDILAAMERAIMDGVDVLSLSLGGGLQPYYRDSVAIGAFVAVQMGIFVACSAGNAGPQKASLSNVAPWIMTVGAGTLDRDFPAYITLGNRKMLKGASIYSGKGMGLKMATIVYGNPHNDTAYLCLPGSLNPESTSGKVVVCDRGQNPRIEKGEVVRDAGGVGMILANTAESGGEELVADPHFLPAVAVGEKYGDEIRKYAKMSNQATALLSFGGTELDVRPAPTVAAFSSRGPNSLNPQILKPDVIAPGVNILAAWSMAIGPSGLKGDTRKTEFNIISGTSMSCPHVAGLAALLRAAHPKWSPSAIKSALMTTACTVDNTQAPLRDAANGSISTPLVHGSGHVDIQKAFSPGLVYDLRPSDYITFVCSLGYSISQVKAIVRRSDVTCSKKYTDLGQLNYPSFSIVFGKKRFFRHTRELTNVGIPKSTYHISVNGPSTVSVTVTPTTLEFTEAGEKLKYRVTFASEKGQNLTGSYAFGSIVLSNAIYKVTSPIAYTWTE